A window of the Streptomyces sp. NBC_00250 genome harbors these coding sequences:
- a CDS encoding cytidine deaminase, with protein sequence MTLSSEHGDLGAEDLKIITLARSARARNGVPEGAAVRDETGRTYVAGTVELESLKLSALRTAVAMAVASGARSLEAAAVVSSAESASDEDRAAVRDLGGPETPVLLAGPDGQLRVAVTAG encoded by the coding sequence ATGACACTCAGCAGCGAGCACGGCGACCTCGGCGCCGAGGACCTCAAGATCATCACCCTGGCGCGCAGCGCCCGCGCCCGTAACGGTGTGCCCGAGGGGGCCGCCGTACGGGACGAGACCGGTCGTACGTACGTGGCGGGGACCGTGGAGCTGGAGTCGCTCAAGCTGAGCGCGCTGCGGACCGCGGTCGCGATGGCCGTGGCCAGCGGCGCCCGGTCCCTGGAGGCGGCGGCCGTCGTGTCGAGCGCCGAGTCCGCGTCGGACGAGGACCGCGCGGCGGTACGGGACCTCGGCGGCCCGGAGACCCCGGTCCTGCTGGCCGGCCCGGACGGACAGCTGCGCGTGGCGGTCACGGCGGGCTGA
- a CDS encoding helix-turn-helix transcriptional regulator → MSRRARVSPAEAGLPDGGARRRTPGLRREEVAVLAGVGVSWYQWLEQGRDITVSPQVLDSVARVLRLSPAERRHLYVLAALNPPAPETAPEDRDMCDGLRRLIEAWMPFPAHIMDAYWNTVLYNDAAAIVLGMGPDIAQNCLVTFFTDPLYRTRMTHWEEIAPRVVAQFRSACSESPEDEGFRQVVEEVKELSPEFAELWERRDVIPGGQNRKELEHPLVGTLYVEATQLRVPARPDLVIVLHTPLPEAGTAEKLEWLVSPEGRRGAMYPVAG, encoded by the coding sequence ATGAGCCGTCGGGCCAGGGTGAGCCCCGCGGAGGCGGGCCTTCCGGACGGTGGCGCGCGCCGCCGGACACCGGGGCTGCGCCGGGAGGAGGTCGCGGTCCTCGCGGGCGTCGGCGTCTCCTGGTACCAGTGGCTGGAGCAGGGCCGGGACATCACGGTCTCGCCGCAGGTGCTCGACTCGGTGGCGCGGGTGCTGCGGCTGAGCCCGGCGGAGCGGCGTCACCTCTACGTCCTGGCGGCGCTGAACCCGCCGGCGCCGGAGACGGCCCCGGAGGACCGGGACATGTGCGACGGGCTGCGGCGGCTCATCGAGGCGTGGATGCCGTTTCCCGCGCACATCATGGACGCGTACTGGAACACCGTCCTGTACAACGACGCGGCGGCGATCGTGCTCGGGATGGGCCCCGACATCGCGCAGAACTGCCTGGTCACCTTCTTCACCGACCCGCTGTACCGCACCCGCATGACCCATTGGGAGGAGATCGCGCCCCGGGTCGTCGCCCAGTTCCGTTCGGCGTGCTCGGAGAGCCCCGAGGACGAGGGTTTCCGGCAGGTCGTCGAGGAGGTCAAGGAGCTGAGCCCGGAGTTCGCGGAGCTGTGGGAGCGGCGGGACGTGATCCCCGGCGGCCAGAACCGCAAGGAGCTGGAGCACCCGCTGGTCGGCACGCTGTACGTCGAGGCGACCCAGCTCAGGGTCCCGGCCCGCCCGGACCTGGTGATCGTGCTCCACACCCCGCTTCCGGAGGCCGGCACGGCGGAGAAGCTGGAGTGGCTGGTGTCGCCGGAGGGCCGCCGGGGGGCGATGTACCCGGTCGCGGGCTGA
- a CDS encoding MFS transporter, with protein sequence MATLTSPPTDDLAPAAPPKLTGRTRLILFVLCAAQFMVALDFSVLNVALPVLGADLGLGQSALQWAVTAFALPSGGFLLLFGRVGDLYGRKKLFLAGLALFGLASLLATFAWNPAAFLTGRALQGIGAAAIVPTGMSLLTTTFPEGPLRDKALGISGTLLSLGFTVGMLLGGVMTDTLGWRSTMGLLTLFAVIVLPLAPGLLPESRTPERPRLDVPGAVTVTGGLLALIYSLSTAAERGFGGTDVLFTLVAGIVLLAVFVRVESRHPAPLVSLPMLRRRTVAFGNLGGLITFSMMSTVVFVLTLYLQETLDLSAFATGLIFGVQGVMSVVAGLLAPKVIGRIGARATLVGSLAGQGVLTAALLGLGEESGVVLATVAVSLASMCHLGAIISYGLTVTSGVPDEEQGLATGLVTTTQQVGLTIGIPLLGVLATTGGDLFGGVRTVLVLDAAIVLGTAALVALGLRRKS encoded by the coding sequence ATGGCAACCCTGACCTCTCCGCCCACGGACGACCTCGCCCCCGCCGCTCCCCCGAAGCTCACCGGCCGCACCCGGCTCATCCTCTTCGTGCTGTGCGCCGCCCAGTTCATGGTCGCGCTCGACTTCTCCGTGCTGAACGTGGCGCTGCCCGTCCTCGGCGCCGACCTCGGCCTCGGCCAGTCCGCCCTCCAGTGGGCCGTCACCGCCTTCGCACTGCCCTCCGGCGGCTTCCTGCTCCTCTTCGGCCGCGTCGGCGACCTCTACGGACGCAAGAAGCTGTTCCTCGCCGGACTCGCCCTCTTCGGCCTGGCCTCGCTGCTCGCCACCTTCGCCTGGAACCCGGCCGCCTTCCTCACCGGGCGCGCCCTCCAGGGCATCGGCGCCGCCGCGATCGTGCCCACCGGCATGTCCCTGCTGACGACGACGTTCCCCGAGGGGCCGCTGCGCGACAAGGCGCTCGGCATCTCCGGCACCCTGCTCTCGCTCGGCTTCACCGTCGGCATGCTCCTCGGCGGTGTCATGACGGACACCCTCGGCTGGCGCTCCACCATGGGTCTGCTCACCCTGTTCGCCGTGATCGTGCTGCCGCTGGCCCCCGGCCTGCTCCCCGAGTCCCGCACCCCCGAGCGGCCCCGGCTCGACGTGCCCGGCGCGGTGACCGTCACCGGTGGTCTGCTCGCCCTGATCTACTCCCTGTCGACGGCGGCCGAGCGGGGCTTCGGCGGCACGGACGTGCTGTTCACCCTGGTCGCGGGCATCGTGCTGCTCGCGGTGTTCGTGCGGGTCGAGTCCCGGCACCCGGCCCCGCTGGTCTCGCTGCCGATGCTGCGCCGCCGCACGGTCGCCTTCGGCAACCTGGGCGGCCTGATCACCTTCTCGATGATGTCGACCGTCGTCTTCGTCCTCACCCTGTACCTGCAGGAGACGCTGGACCTGTCGGCCTTCGCGACCGGACTGATCTTCGGTGTACAGGGCGTGATGTCGGTCGTGGCCGGCCTGCTCGCGCCGAAGGTGATCGGCCGGATCGGCGCCCGTGCCACCCTGGTCGGCTCGCTGGCCGGGCAGGGCGTGCTGACGGCCGCGCTGCTCGGTCTGGGCGAGGAGTCGGGCGTGGTCCTGGCGACCGTCGCGGTCTCGCTGGCCTCGATGTGCCACCTCGGCGCGATCATCTCGTACGGACTGACCGTCACCTCCGGTGTCCCGGACGAGGAGCAGGGCCTGGCGACCGGCCTGGTCACCACCACCCAGCAGGTCGGCCTCACCATCGGCATCCCGCTGCTCGGCGTGCTCGCCACCACGGGCGGTGATCTGTTCGGGGGCGTCCGCACGGTCCTGGTCCTGGACGCGGCCATCGTCCTCGGCACGGCGGCCCTGGTCGCCCTCGGCCTGCGGCGCAAGTCCTGA
- a CDS encoding beta-xylosidase gives MALTRSRAAARRRRWTAVLGATALAVAGGALAAPAGATTTSQPVEFQTRCVPPPIAGIPPITGTTTAEITVDKASPKVGDTVTVTYTITKPAASNPVDLALPADIMTPSGKVTLGGAQSGAVTVNGPKKNPPVPGKGSFPAFSMTGTFTVTQAGSITLSPGDYNIHTSYLMELDTPCTVLDPPAPVSETVVASPVTNPNTRALSLDTASGDPGVRVTVNGSKFTPLTDVTVVGRAGAAETADKMTVTTDSEGSFAARLKVNDVATTGIVAYEGAAWDPDKGAGPAAYKVVVPAPPNSQTITAAVTAGELSMTQAGDAVELSSVDFGQGGAATGALKTVTVKDFRGGPAGWSLTGKVTDFTGTGGSIGAGNLSWSPACTAKAGSPSACAAGSSGPVGSGGATLASTPNGALTGGEFTIDAGLSLDVPAFTAPGSYAGVLTLTLS, from the coding sequence ATGGCACTCACCCGATCCCGGGCGGCGGCCCGAAGACGGCGCTGGACCGCCGTCCTCGGCGCCACCGCCCTCGCGGTCGCAGGAGGCGCGCTCGCGGCCCCGGCCGGCGCGACGACCACCTCCCAGCCGGTGGAATTCCAGACCCGCTGCGTCCCGCCGCCGATCGCCGGCATCCCGCCCATCACGGGCACCACCACCGCCGAGATCACCGTCGACAAGGCCAGCCCCAAGGTCGGCGACACGGTCACGGTGACGTACACGATCACCAAGCCCGCCGCGTCCAACCCGGTCGACCTCGCACTCCCGGCCGACATCATGACGCCCAGCGGCAAGGTCACCCTCGGCGGCGCCCAGAGCGGCGCGGTCACCGTCAACGGCCCCAAGAAGAACCCGCCGGTCCCCGGCAAGGGCTCCTTCCCGGCCTTCTCGATGACCGGCACCTTCACCGTCACCCAGGCCGGGTCGATCACCCTCTCGCCCGGCGACTACAACATCCACACCAGCTACCTCATGGAGCTGGACACCCCCTGTACGGTGCTCGACCCGCCCGCCCCGGTCTCCGAGACGGTCGTCGCGAGCCCCGTGACCAACCCCAACACCCGCGCGCTGTCGCTCGACACCGCGTCCGGCGACCCGGGCGTCCGGGTGACCGTCAACGGTTCCAAGTTCACCCCGCTCACCGACGTCACCGTCGTCGGCCGCGCCGGGGCGGCGGAGACCGCCGACAAGATGACCGTCACGACCGACAGCGAGGGCTCCTTCGCCGCCCGTCTGAAGGTCAACGACGTGGCGACCACCGGGATCGTGGCCTACGAGGGTGCGGCCTGGGACCCCGACAAGGGAGCGGGACCCGCCGCGTACAAGGTCGTCGTACCGGCCCCGCCGAACAGCCAGACGATCACCGCGGCCGTCACCGCCGGCGAGCTGTCCATGACCCAGGCCGGGGACGCCGTCGAGCTGTCGTCCGTCGACTTCGGTCAGGGCGGCGCGGCGACCGGCGCCCTCAAGACGGTGACGGTCAAGGACTTCCGCGGCGGCCCCGCGGGCTGGTCCCTCACCGGCAAGGTCACCGACTTCACCGGCACCGGCGGCTCCATCGGCGCCGGGAACCTCAGCTGGAGCCCGGCCTGCACCGCCAAGGCCGGCAGTCCCAGCGCCTGCGCGGCCGGCTCGTCCGGTCCGGTCGGCAGCGGCGGCGCGACCCTCGCGTCCACGCCGAACGGCGCCCTCACGGGCGGCGAGTTCACGATCGACGCGGGGCTCTCCCTCGACGTCCCGGCCTTCACGGCGCCGGGCTCGTACGCGGGCGTGCTGACGCTCACCCTGTCCTGA